The following is a genomic window from Moorella sp. Hama-1.
GGAACTGGCCCGCCTGGACAGTAGCGAGCTGAATGCCAAGCTGGCCCAGGCCGAAGGGGCTTATGCCGCCGCCCAGGGGCAGATAAACCAGGCCAGTAACAGCGTCATCTACCAGAGCCAGCAGATCGAAGCCAAGATCAAACAGGCCGAAGCAGGAGTAGCCGCGGCCGAGGTGGGCGTTAAGGACGCTCAAGATCAAGTAAACGCAGCCGAGGTGGGCGTTAAAGATGCCAAAGATCAGCTAAACAACGCCAAAGACCTCTACGACCGCCTCCGCGCCCTCCACGACCAGGGCGCCATCGATGACCGCAAACTAGAAGAAGCCAAGAACGGCTACGAGCGGGCCCAGAACGCCTACAACGCCGCCCAGATCAGCTATGAACGGGCCCAAAACGGGTACAACGCAGCACAAAAGAAGCTGCAGGAGGCCCAGGCTCTCCTCGACCAGGCAATATCGGCCCGCACCGGGGTGGCGGTAGCCCAGGCCCAGCAAGAAGCCGCCGCCGGCCAGGGCAAGCAAGCCGGCGGGGCAGTGCAGGAGGCAAATGCCTACCTGGCCGACGCCGTTTTAAAGGCCCCCCTGGCCGGCTTCATCACCCAGAAGCTCCTCGAGCAGGGCGAAATGGTCAACGCCGGGACGCCCGTATATGAAATTACCGACCTGCTCCATACCTACGTCAAGGTTTACATAAGCGAAAAGAAGATCGGCCGCGTCCACCTCGGCCAGGAAGCGGAGATAACGGTAGACGCCTTCCCGGGCAAAGTCTTTAAAGGCAAGGTCGTGTGGATCAACGACGCCGGCGAATTTGCCGTCAAAAAAGCAATTAACGATCAATACGAGCATGACATCCGCAGCTTCGAGGTCAAAATCGACGTCCCCAACCCGGACCTGGTCTTAAAAACCGGTATGACGGCCAGGGTAAAAATCCTGGAAGGGGAGCAGCAGTAATGGAGACAATCGTTGCCGTTAAAAACCTGACGCAAAAAATCGGCCAAAAAACCGTCTTGGACGGCCTGACTATGGAAGTATGCACCGGCGAGTGCCTGGGGATTTTTGGAATGAAGGGTAGCGGCAAGACGACCCTCCTCCATATCCTGGCGGGCATCGACAGGTTCACTTCCGGGAAGGTCGAGGTTGCCGGGATAGATGTCCGGAAGAACGAGGGGTTTAAAAAATACCTGGGCCTGGTCACCCAGGAGCGCAGTCTCTTCCATGATTTGAGCGCCGCGGAAAACCTCGACTTTATCGTCACGCTGAAAAACGCCGAGCGGGAGAATATCACCCGGTTAATCGAGGCACTGGAGCTGGGCGAGGTGTTAAATCAACCCGCCGGCAGCCTGGAGGCGGGCCCGTACCAGCGGCTGGCCCTGGCCTGCGCCCTCCTCAACAACCCCCGCCTGCTCCTCGCCGACGAGCTTATCGGCGCCATCGACCTGGATTCGCGCCGCATCATCCTGCGGGAGTTAAAGAACTTCCTCGCCGCCGGTGGGACCTGTATCTGGGCTTTCAGCAACGCCGAATTTCTGCCCCATGCCGGGCGGGTAGGTTGGCTGGAAGAGGGCAAATTAACCTTTTACCAGCCCGCAGAAGCCCTGG
Proteins encoded in this region:
- a CDS encoding HlyD family secretion protein codes for the protein MNALTHIRFKKSAVTVLLAGIIAIAVFIFHNYFYKQQVAIAEERDSLTATGTIEARTAMAAFKIPGKIETLLVDEGARVEQGQELARLDSSELNAKLAQAEGAYAAAQGQINQASNSVIYQSQQIEAKIKQAEAGVAAAEVGVKDAQDQVNAAEVGVKDAKDQLNNAKDLYDRLRALHDQGAIDDRKLEEAKNGYERAQNAYNAAQISYERAQNGYNAAQKKLQEAQALLDQAISARTGVAVAQAQQEAAAGQGKQAGGAVQEANAYLADAVLKAPLAGFITQKLLEQGEMVNAGTPVYEITDLLHTYVKVYISEKKIGRVHLGQEAEITVDAFPGKVFKGKVVWINDAGEFAVKKAINDQYEHDIRSFEVKIDVPNPDLVLKTGMTARVKILEGEQQ
- a CDS encoding ATP-binding cassette domain-containing protein codes for the protein METIVAVKNLTQKIGQKTVLDGLTMEVCTGECLGIFGMKGSGKTTLLHILAGIDRFTSGKVEVAGIDVRKNEGFKKYLGLVTQERSLFHDLSAAENLDFIVTLKNAERENITRLIEALELGEVLNQPAGSLEAGPYQRLALACALLNNPRLLLADELIGAIDLDSRRIILRELKNFLAAGGTCIWAFSNAEFLPHAGRVGWLEEGKLTFYQPAEALAQWNARLQSLAGPGGDGDLKESQACCLTLHRDDLAPQGGDGDA